The genomic DNA AGTATTAAAAAAGCGTGGCACTCCTAGTGGTGAACTTGAAACGCAAATACAGTGGTACTTTTTGGTAGAGCAGGATCTCCAATATTATAATGTGGTACTTGTTCTTCCTTGATAAGCGTCCACAGGCCCTTATCTTCCAGCTCTTTCATGCTCGGCCTGAAGTCAGGAATTTCCTTGGTGCGAACGTTGAAATAGATAACGCCtcctttataaaacaaataaaataaaattggaaaaataaagaCACACAGGTAGTAAACATCggttttcgttgttgttgttgttgtaattgttgttgtttgcttCTTCTCGGACTGTTAAAAAAGCAAGGGATCTATAGATATTCCGTGGCTTTGATCTCTAGCTTGGTCAATAGCGCCTTTTAGTATATACTACAACAATGCATGGCGTTGAAGGCGCGCTTTGATTGGCTGCTCGAACTTTGAATATCCTTTGCCGTTCACCTTCGAGCAACTCGCGCCTGAAAATATGGTAACCGTTGcaagaataaatgagttattATTATCCTTAGGTGCTATATAATCTTACTGTTCAAGTATATACGGTGGATATTTCCCTCGTAACGGCTCGGTAATTATCCACCACATACCACCACTTCGGTGAAAAGTTGTTGATTATTACATCTCGGTGCGtacgctatgattggtcaatttttgtGAGTGTATTTAACTGTACGGCccgctaaatttaaaagtttgtttgaatcgAAATCTTCCCCctctatttgaactcaaagaTATGAAAAATACCTTTCTAACCACTTTATTTTTGTCTGTACAGTCAGTAAAGAAACCTCGTCCGACTTATCAGTGGCCCGCATGTTACAAGCTTGGGCTATAAATCCAAGCAGGAATAACTCGGTCCGCAAATTACAGTGCAAAACTCAAACTCGGTTTAGTAAGAGGTATAGAAAAAATAGCCAATCCTAAGGGCGGGAGGTCCTGACAGTTCTCGGTTGACCTCCATTGAGACTCTCTTAGTAGAAAAACTTGATTTGCACAGTCAGCATGGCTTAGAGAGGAActaaaaggaaaggaaagcaCCACACTTACCATCGCTAATTACTCTCATCATCTCATAAAAGGCCGGTGGTTTAATATGTCCGTAAGCCGCTGTAACCACTCCAGATGAAATTATGGCATTGTAATCACCATCCTCAATGCCAGGGGTCCGCGCCTCCGTTAGATGGGCACATATAAATTTCGTGTAGACGCCCTTCTCCCTAGATACATCCAACATTTTCTGAGTGACATCTAGGGCGTCTACGTTTGTGTAGCCCCTTTTGTTCAGCTCCACTCCCAGAAGTCCAGTCCCGGATCCCATGTCCATTATTCTGACTTGGCATTTCGGTTTGTTTGGCATGGCTATCTTAATTGCTTCGTCGAAAACTCTAACCATTGGTTCATGTTTGACGCAACCCGCGGACACAAGATCCTGAAATGGGAAATATAACAATTATAAAGTCTTGGAAGCACTAGAGAAAGATCAGAACCCTCGAAGAGCCGCAAGCAAGTTCGGAGTGCGGCGCATAaggctgttgttgttttagctttattttctttttggaaaatacaattttatcaccTATAAACTGCCAGTGCGTTCCTCGTACGTTGTTAAATGTAAGAtcttcaaaaaaagaaacaaacaaacaaacaaatagacaaACCaataagaaaatagaaaaaaaaaccgacgtTTTCCCCCACGGCGTCCTCTCTTCAGTGCCAGAGGCAATTTCTATTCCGCGGTAGAGGTGCGGAGAGAGTAGAATTTCTTTCCTACGAACTGAGCCCGAGAGGAGGTCCCCATTATCAGCGCAGCAGGTCGCGCGTTTTTCCCTCGCAGGAAGAGTTGAGGAAGAGTTGAGACGAGTACAGGAGAGGTTTCCAGGGCGGTCTGGTACTAATAATACCGGTGCTATAGACCCCTAGCAGACCTTACTATCTCGCTGGCTTATGTGCGCAAGGCTTCATTATTTCCCACGGTTGAAAAAACGCTTGTGCCGAAGCAGCTTAGGCTTTCACTGGCGCCACGACACTAGAGGCAAAAGCCATGCGTTTGGAGCCTGCGAACCTACGAGCAATGTGAGTGCGCGAGGGTTCTGAAAAGATAACGAGACTTCTTATAGACCTGTTGTGGGCTTCGCTACTCGTGCCGCTGTTTGCTACTGAGAGCCCGCTTCCACGCTGATGAAGTAAAAGAATCTACCGCTCACAGCAATCTCTTGCGACCGCATCTAGATACCTACCTTGTCATAAGCGTCAGCCCACTTATCATAACATTCTTCAATTTCTTCCCTCGTTGATGATGCATGTAAAGTGTGTAGTCCGCCAGTGAAATACTTCTCGTATCCTCCTCTTGCTTCTCCTGGAGTTGTCATGATTATAGCTAAGGACAGGTGATCTGCAATTACCATATAAATTAGGTGTAAGCATGGGCCATAAATAGAAACGAAGACCGTACGTAAAGAATTTAACTTTACTTTAAAATATAGACAAGGATGAGGACTCCGATGAGATAAAAATTAAGCAGAGATATTATCTTCGCAAGTGGACTGCAATTTTGTTGAGAGGAGATTGTACCGAGTCATAGTTTTAACTGGGACACACACTTTAACTAGCCTTCCCAAAGAatgttttgaacaatttttcctttattcgcCCATATTCTACACACTTACAAACACACCCACACCACAGCATTTCAAACTAGAGAGCTGATGGAAACAAGGAAAGCGCTCCCCGGCGAAATGTTGTTCCTTGTTCCATAAAAGCCATCACTGCGAAAAAAACCTCAGAGAAATGACCGCTGAAAGAGTGTTACTGGCTCGCAGGTCAGGCCGCTTCACCATGCTCgctcttttgtttttatataGATATGGATGTAATAAGGAGGTGCATTGTTCAGATACCTGCCTTCATTTATAGtatctttatcaatttttatgAATAGTTTGATCTTTCTTCCCAAATTCCGATGCTTGGAAAAGTTGGACTCACCTTTGTACGAATTCTAAGTTGATAATAGAGAGCGCTCAGTGCGTTTTTTCTGACTTTTATCAGTGATATAACACTTGAAGTTTAAACCCCATACCATAAATATAGGCAAAATAAGATAATCACGAAAATCAGCTCCGGCAACTTTAGGGCTTTTAGTTACCCTGGCAACTCGAAAAGCTTGGAAAACTCGCAATTAAAACATAGGATTACCCAAGTTGCTGCCTTGGAGCTGTTTTGATACCTCCTTTATAATCCACTTTGTGTTTCCTAAAATTTCTGTTTCCTCAAATTCCACAAACGGTAAATATCAAAGCTGTTCTGGTTAAAAGGAATATCACCCCGTCGAAGCATTGAAAATATAATGACACGAGTTTGACAGGTGACTTCAGCTGAATGTAAATATCATACACGACAAGCACAGACTGAACGGACTAGTTTAAAAGAATTACTGTAAACTTTGTTGAATAAGGACAGCTGCGCCGGTGAAATTTTAgggttttaaagaaaacatgaaaaattttctttgaagaatTCCGTTGAGCCAAGATAGAATGGTAAGAAATTTCTTGGCGCCACGTGTGCGCGAACAGCACAGAAAGAATTTCAACTTCTGCAAAAGGCTTTCAACTACAGCTTTAGAGTGAAAATAATTGCCTTTTTGTGCTTTAGAGATGGTTTTACGTTTACTTGTCAAGGATAagaacagcaaaaacaaaaagccgGTGGAACTAAAGCTAAACTTTTCCGTTGTTTTTGCTTATCGCCAGGTGGTTCAAAATCTATCTATAAAATTATATTGAGCTGAAAGAAAAAGTGACTCGATTTCCAGAATATACCGATTTCACAACACGAACTTCCAGCAATTAGAAGTTCTTTCAAATAATGTGAATTTCATTAAAAGTTTCATATGTATCCGGAGCCAGAAACTTCAAGCCTAGATCTTTATTGATCTCGGGGTTTCTTTCAGTAAGcactgaaattgaaaagttacCACACTTCGGCTCTTTCCCAAGGATAAATCTAAGCTTATTCGCTTAACATATTTGAAATCTACTTCAGTGACCATAAATCAACACAATTCGACTGAAATAAGCTAACTTTTCTCTCGAGGCGCTCGCCAAACCCTGGTTATTTTGCCAGCGAGCACCTACTTACGTTAAGAAGTCATTGCAAACTCAATTATTCGCAAATCCAAGCAATTACCTACCCACAAGACTCCCGTGGACACGAGCAACAGCTTCAAAAAGTATAGCACTTCTCCGAAAAAAGTGGAGTATAATGAATCTGGAGAAGCTGGGCCGGGAATCTGCAAGTGTGTGACCGTTATGTTTGATTCGTATAGATACACAAGGAACCCAACTCAGTTCTTTGAAACCGAAGATCAAGCCAATCGCCGGCTAGGAAAATGACAGAATGACAATAACGCTGGCGACGGACATGGCTTTGCTAGTTCAGGTGATCAGATGATCTAAAAGGGCCTAAGGCCTAGGGCCTAGAGCTATGATCCGCACTCGCAAAAAACCTATTTGACACGAATCAAGATGATGTGACTACATTAACCAGAGCCACGTAAGACCGTGAATCAATCAGTTTACATAAAATGACTGATAAGCTCCAACTGAGTTCAATAAGCGCTTAGGCTCAAAGCCACCAAAGACGACAAAGAATTTCAATAAAACCGTCGCTCGTATTTGGTGACTTGAGCCTAGGCACTGATTGAACTCAATTGGAACCCATCAGTCATGTTCTATAAACTAATTGATTTTCTATATTGCTAATAAAAAAAGCCGTAGTTAATTTTGCAATAGAAAAGGTTGCCATGACAATCTATATGATAGTTTTCCATATTCTAGGTTTTAGTTTATATCCTAAAAATTAGATACGCCTGTAACAAATGTAATTTAAATTaatctttttcatttactttatttaacGATGCTGAGGAGAGTTATGATCAGAACGGCTTAACAGACTATTTAGAAAGGATTCACACGAATTGTGTTCATGTAGTACAGgatgaagatatataaatacACAGCCAAAGGACGTAACgtaaaactcaaaataaagGTGCTTTTTGATTTACtgttaaaaaaccaaaaccaaagaaatcactGCAActattaattaaagaaaaaatttcacgaGGAGACTCAGAAATCAAACTTTAAGCAAAAAATAGTCTCAGAAGAGCAAGAAAACCCGGGTCAAGAAGAggctattttgtatttttcttgaagaatATAAATctagaacaaagaaaattatcatagAGCTTACCATgacaaccttttcttttttcaacctttttccttttacaaattaaatACGGGTTTTTTAGCagtaattttattgaaaagtaCGATTTCAGTAATATTAGGGGCCAACGCATAGAAGAAAGTAATAATTTATATTAGAGGC from Pocillopora verrucosa isolate sample1 chromosome 10, ASM3666991v2, whole genome shotgun sequence includes the following:
- the LOC136283845 gene encoding methyltransferase-like protein 27 — protein: MTTPGEARGGYEKYFTGGLHTLHASSTREEIEECYDKWADAYDKDLVSAGCVKHEPMVRVFDEAIKIAMPNKPKCQVRIMDMGSGTGLLGVELNKRGYTNVDALDVTQKMLDVSREKGVYTKFICAHLTEARTPGIEDGDYNAIISSGVVTAAYGHIKPPAFYEMMRVISDGGVIYFNVRTKEIPDFRPSMKELEDKGLWTLIKEEQVPHYNIGDPALPKSTTVFAFQVHH